The Pseudolabrys sp. FHR47 genome contains a region encoding:
- the fdhF gene encoding formate dehydrogenase subunit alpha has translation MSLVHETDYGTPLSKSEKMVTLTIDGQQVTVPEGTSIMRAAMEMGTQIPKLCATDMVDAFGSCRLCLVEIEGRAGTPASCTTPVAPGIVVKTQTSRLHDIRKGVMELYISDHPLDCLTCSANGDCELQDMAGQVGLRDVRYGYEGENHVFAKAPDGLNPNWLPKDESNPYFTYDPSKCIVCSRCVRACEEVQGTFALTIAGRGFDSRVSPGMQESFLGSECVSCGACVQACPTATLNEKKVIEVGKPEHSVVTTCAYCGVGCAFKAEMRGEELVRMVPYKDGEANRGHSCVKGRFAWGYATHKERILKPMIRSSIHEPWKEVSWDEAISYAASEFKRIQKTYGKDSVGGITSSRCTNEETFLVQKLIRAGFGNNNVDTCARVCHSPTGYGLGQAFGTSAGTQNFDSVEDSDVIVIIGANPAAAHPVFASRMKKRLRQGAKLIVIDPRRTEMVQSAHIKADYHLALLPGTNVAIVTALAHVIVTEGLYNEAFIRERCDWDEFQHWAEFVALPQNSPEAVAKLSGVPADTIRDAARLYATGGNGAIYYGLGVTEHSQGSTTVMGIANLAMATGNIGRKGVGVNPLRGQNNVQGSCDMGSFPHELAGYRHISLDEPRQLFEKDWNVILDKEPGLRIPNMLDAAVDGTFKGIYIQGEDILQSDPDTKHVSAGLEAMECVVVQDLFLNETARFAHVFLPGSTFLEKDGTFTNAERRIQRVRKVMAPKNGYADWEITVLLSNALGYAMDYAHPSQIMDEIARLTPGFANVSYQMLEERGSVQWPCNDKAPQGSPIMHVNGFVRGKGKFIVTEYVATDEKTGPRFPLLLTTGRILSQYNVGAQTRRTDNSLWHAEDVLEIHPHDAEQRGVREGDWVRLASRSGETTLRATITDKVAPGVVYTTFHHPDTQANVITTDFSDWATNCPEYKVTAVQVSPSNGPSPWQEEYERFSKETRRIVPAEAAE, from the coding sequence ATGTCCCTCGTTCACGAAACCGACTACGGCACGCCGCTCTCCAAATCGGAGAAGATGGTCACGCTGACCATAGACGGCCAGCAAGTCACCGTGCCGGAGGGCACCTCGATCATGCGCGCCGCGATGGAGATGGGCACGCAGATCCCGAAACTGTGCGCCACCGACATGGTCGATGCGTTCGGGTCCTGCCGTCTCTGCCTCGTCGAGATCGAAGGCCGCGCCGGCACGCCGGCCTCCTGCACCACGCCAGTGGCGCCGGGCATCGTGGTGAAGACGCAGACCAGCCGCCTGCACGACATCCGCAAAGGCGTGATGGAGCTCTATATCTCCGACCATCCGCTCGACTGCCTGACCTGCTCGGCGAATGGCGATTGCGAATTGCAGGACATGGCCGGCCAGGTTGGCTTGCGTGACGTGCGTTACGGCTACGAAGGCGAGAACCACGTCTTCGCCAAGGCGCCCGACGGTCTCAACCCGAACTGGCTGCCGAAGGACGAGTCGAACCCGTATTTCACCTACGATCCGTCGAAGTGCATCGTCTGCTCGCGCTGCGTGCGCGCCTGCGAAGAAGTGCAGGGCACCTTCGCGCTGACCATTGCCGGCCGTGGCTTCGACAGCCGCGTCTCGCCCGGCATGCAGGAGTCTTTCCTCGGTTCCGAATGCGTGTCCTGCGGCGCCTGCGTGCAGGCCTGCCCGACGGCGACCTTGAACGAAAAGAAGGTCATCGAAGTCGGCAAGCCTGAGCACTCGGTGGTGACGACCTGCGCCTATTGCGGCGTCGGCTGCGCCTTCAAGGCCGAGATGCGCGGCGAAGAGCTGGTGCGTATGGTGCCGTATAAGGACGGCGAAGCCAATCGCGGCCATTCCTGCGTCAAGGGTCGTTTCGCCTGGGGCTACGCGACCCACAAAGAACGCATCCTCAAACCGATGATCCGCTCGTCCATTCACGAGCCGTGGAAGGAAGTGAGTTGGGACGAGGCGATCTCTTACGCTGCCTCCGAATTCAAGCGCATCCAGAAGACATACGGCAAGGATTCGGTCGGCGGCATCACCTCGTCGCGTTGCACCAATGAAGAAACCTTTCTGGTACAGAAGCTGATCCGCGCCGGCTTCGGCAATAACAATGTCGATACTTGCGCCCGCGTTTGCCATTCGCCGACGGGCTATGGCCTCGGCCAGGCCTTCGGCACGTCGGCCGGCACGCAGAACTTCGACTCGGTGGAAGACTCGGACGTCATCGTCATCATCGGCGCCAATCCGGCGGCGGCGCATCCGGTGTTCGCCTCGCGCATGAAGAAGCGGTTGCGCCAGGGCGCCAAGCTGATCGTGATCGATCCGCGCCGCACCGAGATGGTGCAGTCGGCGCATATCAAGGCCGACTATCACCTTGCGCTCTTGCCCGGCACTAATGTCGCCATCGTCACGGCGCTGGCGCATGTCATCGTCACCGAAGGCCTCTACAACGAGGCCTTTATCCGCGAACGCTGCGATTGGGACGAATTCCAGCATTGGGCCGAGTTCGTCGCGCTGCCGCAGAATTCGCCGGAGGCCGTGGCCAAGCTGTCCGGCGTGCCAGCGGATACAATCCGCGACGCTGCGCGGCTCTATGCCACCGGCGGTAATGGTGCGATCTATTACGGCCTCGGCGTCACCGAGCATTCGCAGGGTTCGACCACCGTCATGGGCATCGCCAACCTGGCGATGGCCACCGGCAATATCGGCCGCAAGGGCGTCGGCGTGAACCCGCTGCGCGGCCAGAACAACGTGCAGGGCTCCTGCGATATGGGCTCGTTCCCGCACGAGCTTGCCGGCTATCGCCACATCTCGCTCGACGAGCCGCGCCAGCTGTTCGAGAAGGATTGGAACGTCATTCTCGACAAGGAGCCGGGCCTGCGCATCCCGAACATGCTGGATGCCGCGGTCGATGGCACCTTCAAGGGTATTTATATCCAGGGCGAGGACATCCTGCAGTCCGATCCCGACACGAAGCACGTGTCAGCCGGCCTCGAGGCGATGGAATGCGTCGTGGTGCAGGACCTGTTCCTGAACGAAACCGCGCGCTTCGCCCATGTTTTCCTGCCAGGCTCCACCTTCCTGGAGAAGGACGGCACTTTCACCAATGCCGAGCGCCGCATCCAGCGCGTGCGCAAAGTGATGGCGCCCAAGAATGGTTATGCCGATTGGGAGATTACCGTGCTGCTCTCCAACGCGCTCGGTTATGCGATGGACTATGCGCATCCGTCGCAGATCATGGACGAGATCGCGCGCCTGACGCCCGGTTTCGCCAATGTCTCTTATCAGATGCTGGAAGAGCGCGGCTCGGTGCAGTGGCCTTGCAACGACAAGGCGCCGCAAGGCTCGCCGATCATGCATGTCAACGGCTTCGTGCGCGGCAAGGGCAAGTTCATCGTCACGGAATATGTCGCAACCGATGAGAAGACCGGGCCGCGCTTCCCGCTGCTGCTGACTACCGGCCGCATCCTGTCGCAATACAATGTCGGCGCGCAGACTCGCCGCACCGACAATTCGCTGTGGCATGCCGAAGACGTTCTGGAAATCCATCCGCACGATGCCGAGCAACGCGGCGTGCGCGAAGGCGACTGGGTGCGGCTGGCCAGCCGCTCCGGCGAAACGACCTTGCGTGCGACGATCACCGACAAGGTGGCGCCGGGCGTCGTCTACACGACCTTCCATCACCCCGATACGCAGGCCAATGTCATCACCACCGACTTCTCCGACTGGGCGACCAACTGCCCGGAATACAAGGTGACGGCGGTGCAGGTGTCGCCGTCGAACGGGCCGTCGCCGTGGCAGGAAGAATACGAGCGCTTCTCCAAGGAAACCCGCCGCATCGTTCCGGCGGAAGCGGCGGAGTAG
- a CDS encoding NADH-quinone oxidoreductase subunit NuoF — protein sequence MSAPINALRIFVPGDAAAVACGADEIAATIRDLAAKKNVPVQVIRNGSRGMHWLEPMLEVATDDGRIAYGPVEIGDTESVFEAMLAEGGAHRLRIGKPEDHPFLKKQTRLTFARCGLVDPRSLEDYCAHGGYRGLAKALKKPAGIVEEITNSGLRGRGGAGFPTGIKWKTVADAKAEQKYIVCNADEGDSGTFADRMIMEGDPFVLIEGMTIAGIAVGATKGYIYIRSEYPHAIDVMNDAIRAARRGGVLGDTVCGSAYAFDLEVRVGAGAYVCGEETALLDSLEGKRGQVRAKPPLPAHKGLFGQPTVINNVLSLATVPVIMDKGAEFYKNFGMGRSRGTMPIQLAGNLNYGGLFETAFGITLGELVDDIGGGCFTGRPVKAVQVGGPLGAYFPRALFDTPFDYEAFAKRDGLIGHGGIVVFDDSVDMAKQARFAMEFCAIESCGKCTPCRIGSTRGAETVDRIIKGIDRDKNLAVLTDLCNTMKFGSLCALGGFTPYPVMSALTHFPEDFGAGPRLQAAE from the coding sequence ATGAGCGCGCCAATCAATGCCTTGAGAATTTTCGTTCCGGGCGATGCCGCGGCGGTGGCCTGCGGCGCCGACGAGATTGCCGCGACCATCCGCGACCTCGCGGCGAAAAAGAACGTGCCGGTGCAGGTGATCCGCAATGGTTCGCGCGGCATGCATTGGCTCGAGCCGATGCTGGAAGTCGCGACCGATGATGGCCGCATAGCTTATGGCCCGGTTGAGATTGGCGATACGGAGAGCGTGTTCGAGGCGATGCTGGCGGAGGGCGGCGCGCACCGGCTGCGCATCGGCAAGCCCGAAGATCATCCCTTCCTGAAGAAACAGACGCGGCTCACATTTGCCCGCTGCGGCCTTGTCGATCCGCGCTCGCTGGAGGATTACTGCGCCCACGGCGGCTACCGCGGCCTCGCCAAGGCGCTGAAGAAGCCGGCCGGTATTGTCGAGGAAATCACCAATTCCGGTTTGCGCGGCCGCGGCGGTGCCGGTTTCCCGACCGGCATCAAATGGAAGACCGTCGCCGACGCGAAGGCGGAGCAGAAATACATCGTCTGCAACGCCGACGAGGGCGACAGCGGCACCTTTGCCGACCGCATGATCATGGAGGGCGATCCCTTCGTGCTCATCGAGGGCATGACGATTGCCGGAATCGCGGTCGGCGCCACGAAGGGCTATATCTACATCCGCTCGGAATATCCGCACGCCATCGACGTCATGAATGATGCGATCCGCGCCGCAAGGCGCGGCGGCGTGCTTGGCGACACGGTGTGCGGCTCGGCTTATGCCTTCGATCTCGAAGTCCGCGTCGGCGCCGGCGCCTATGTCTGCGGCGAGGAAACCGCGCTGCTCGACAGTCTCGAAGGCAAGCGCGGGCAGGTCAGGGCGAAGCCGCCGCTGCCGGCGCATAAGGGTCTGTTCGGCCAGCCGACCGTGATCAACAACGTGCTGTCGCTCGCCACCGTGCCGGTGATCATGGACAAGGGCGCCGAGTTTTATAAGAACTTCGGCATGGGGCGCTCGCGCGGCACCATGCCGATCCAGCTCGCCGGAAATCTCAATTACGGCGGCCTGTTCGAAACCGCCTTCGGCATCACGCTCGGCGAACTGGTCGACGACATCGGCGGCGGCTGCTTCACGGGTCGCCCGGTGAAGGCCGTGCAGGTCGGCGGCCCGTTAGGCGCTTACTTCCCGCGCGCGCTGTTCGATACGCCGTTCGACTACGAGGCCTTTGCCAAGCGCGACGGCCTGATCGGCCATGGCGGCATCGTCGTGTTCGACGACAGTGTCGATATGGCCAAGCAGGCGCGTTTCGCCATGGAATTCTGCGCCATCGAATCCTGCGGCAAGTGCACGCCCTGCCGCATCGGTTCGACGCGCGGCGCCGAAACCGTCGATCGCATCATCAAGGGCATCGACCGCGACAAGAACCTCGCCGTGCTCACCGACCTCTGCAACACCATGAAGTTCGGTTCGCTCTGCGCGCTGGGCGGCTTCACGCCGTATCCGGTGATGAGCGCGCTCACCCATTTCCCCGAGGACTTCGGCGCCGGCCCGCGCCTTCAAGCCGCTGAATAG
- a CDS encoding formate dehydrogenase subunit gamma produces MQTKSFDAETARRVIADFAGTPGALLPMLHAMQDAFGHIPEPAEPMIAEALNISRAEVHGVVTFYHDFRREPAGRHVIKLCQAEACQATGCEALAARAEQKLGVAMGETSADGRVTLEPVYCLGLCSVSPAAMIDGRIVARLDKGKLDALLAEASR; encoded by the coding sequence ATGCAGACCAAATCCTTCGACGCCGAGACGGCCCGTCGTGTGATCGCGGATTTCGCCGGCACACCGGGCGCGCTGCTGCCGATGCTGCACGCGATGCAGGACGCCTTCGGCCACATCCCCGAGCCGGCCGAGCCGATGATCGCCGAGGCGCTCAACATCTCACGCGCCGAGGTGCATGGCGTCGTCACCTTCTATCACGACTTCCGCCGCGAGCCGGCCGGCCGCCATGTCATCAAGCTGTGCCAGGCCGAAGCCTGCCAGGCCACCGGCTGCGAGGCGCTCGCCGCGCGCGCCGAGCAGAAGCTCGGCGTCGCCATGGGCGAGACCTCGGCCGACGGCCGCGTGACGCTGGAGCCAGTGTACTGCCTCGGCCTGTGCTCGGTGTCGCCGGCGGCGATGATCGACGGCCGCATCGTTGCGCGGCTCGATAAGGGCAAGCTCGATGCGCTGCTCGCGGAGGCGTCACGATGA